A window of Nicotiana sylvestris chromosome 8, ASM39365v2, whole genome shotgun sequence genomic DNA:
CGGCCACACCTTGAGCTTTCATTTCCTGAAATCAAACCATAGGTTTGAGAATTTAACTCAGATTTGTATAGGTCAGTTAATTTCCATAGATCAAGTTTTGAGTGTATACCTGTGGCATATCTACTGCGTATCTGATATCGTCAAAAGTAATAGAAAGCGGCTCAAAAGGGAGAATCATTCCCCTTCTCTTGTTTAAATCAGCCTCAGTAATGCTGCCTACCCTTGAGGACATAGACCTGGAAGATGCACTTCGCCGAACATCATTTAATCTTTCTGCATATATGGCGTTGATAGCGTTAGTAGTTGGTAGAAAATCTTAAACTGAAACTGAAGCTCAAAGGGAAGAAATTGTTACCTGAAGAGTGCTTTTCTATCAGAGATAGTTTAATAACCTCACCCCTTTTGCTTGCATTCCTCTCGGCAACAGTTTCTTCTGACAGAACTGCCTGAGATTTACCAAATGCTGCACCAAAATTACCCACCTTGTTGATATGATCCGATTATCCTATAAAAGGAAATGAAGACTAGATTTTATAAATGAAGTTGGCGGATACTTACGGTTGAGATAAGCTAAGGCCACCGTGAACAGGAAATTGAAGAGTAAAACATATCCAAGAAGAGCTCCTGCTCCAATCCAATACCATCTTGCTTCTGGAAAGATTCCACGCGATTTCAAGAATGATACCCCTAATGTCTCCGTCCCCGTAGAGTTAGGAGGAACCTGTAAAACAAAATTCCGATAAACTTTCAAAATTCTACCTTAACAACCTGTCCTTCCCAAAACTACAGAAGCTTTAACTTACATGTGCCCAACTCTTCCCTAGAAATTCATTCACAGCGATAGCATTCTGTGCGTACATCATAGGCGAAATCCAGTAACCCCATATCCACCACTTTTTCACATCATCTAATAGACAAATTGCTTCCATGTTAAATGAAAACTAACAAAAGGCGAAGACTACACATACATGAGCATTGTCCTTGTGATTTTTCCCCAAAAATGTCTGTGATTTTACCTCTTGACAGAATGAATCCACCCATTACAATAACTGTGAGTAGTGCACATGATCCAAATGTATTTGCAACAATGACATTCCTTCCAAGAGCTCCTATGAATCGAAACAGCCCCGAGGCCATCTGGTTAACACAGATGAGCAGAAATAGCTGTTTGAAGAACCTGCAAATAGAAAATTAATCTATATCACATTTAGCAGACCACGAAGTTCCACGCCTAGAAAAAAGATTAAATTGATCTTCTACCTCCCAACATCCGCCTCGAATCCAATAACATAATAAGTCATACACACCCAAATGGCAACCTCTACAAGTGTGACCGGTATCTTGAGGATCCAAGTAGGAAGAGCATATGCCCAAGCAGGAAAGAAAAGAAGATCGCGTTGTTTGTAAAAGGAAGGAAGCTTCATAATACTGAGGGCAAGCTCTGAGAATCCATTGAACATAATCATGATAACTGCATAGAACAGTGCACCCAAGAAAACAGCACCATCTGTTGTTGTATTTCTGTGCATCTCAGTTTGTAGGAATAGCGTCATTGTTATAGAAGCCATCAATGTTAgctgaaatgaaagaaaaaaaagaattgatTTACTTCTAAACAAGCATTTAGCAACTTGAAAGTGCAACCTGTTTTTGTTATTACTTGCTACTTACTTGTATCATCTTGAATATATAGACGAACGAATTCCTCTTCATGAGAAGGTATTCTCTAGCTGTGCAGGCTTTTAAGAGTTCTTTCTTGCTAACACCATACCTCTTAGTGGTTAAAGCGGCGGGGTGGCTCTTTGATTTGTCAAAAGGAACAGCAAGCTCATCACCAAGCTTCCTTCCAATGTGAAATGATTGAAATGATTCAGAAAATTCCCGAACAGTGATAAAGTTATAAGGCTCATCACGACATGCCCGGTATTGCTCTTGATCCTTTCTTGATGTCACCTTTTATTAACACATAGTAGTAAAAAGACTTAAATTAGAAACAAGAAATGATCCATGACTAGAATGAGGTGAGGGAATAATTTCCAATGAGGTTTACTTCTTGTAAGAAATCAGCAACGCCTTTCCTCTCGGGACACATGAAGCCCATATACTCGAAGAACTCAAGTACATTTTCCCGGGGACCTTGGTACACAATTTGCCCATCTGATAGAAGAATAATATCGTCGAACAAGTCATAAGTCTCTGGTGCCGGCTGAAGAAGTGAGATTACAGCAGTTCCTTGAAGAATGTGGATTGATTGCCTAATTGAATTCACAATCTGATAAGTTGTTGAACTGTCTAAACCAGTTGATATCTCATCCATAAAAAGTGCTCTTGCTGGTCCAACCATCATCTCCCCTGTATTACAAGTTATCAACAAGTTTAGTAGCCTTAATTAAGCACGATAGCTTTTTCGCACAACTCCTGGTACAAGCTTATGGTTTCTAGGGTATCTATTACTATTACAGGTTATAACATGTTTTTGTTTTGACCTAACCTGTAGTTAGTCTCTTTCTCTGCCCCCCCGAAATTCCTCGAATCATTTCGTCCCCAACGAGGGTATCAGCACAAATTTCAAGCCCCAATATCTGAAAAAAGTACACAGAATAGTGAATCTTTGCATAGTTTTCTAGTTTCTGCATTAGTGTTCCTTAATGCAAAGCAATTACCTTGAGAGTATAATCTGTTACAACATTAGCCTCCTGTCCCTCATTCCATGCTGACTGTTAAATAAAACCTTTAGTCAAACCAATTTCTTAGCATAATTCACAGAAATAAAAGACTAACATgtatctgttttttttttttttttatatagatGTCTTTACCTTCATAAAGATATCGACATCAGGATCTGGTTTAATATTTGCTTCCTTCTCTCTTCTAGACAGCTCTGCCAAAATTTCTGCACAATTCATAGTAAATTAATAAAAAAGTACGCGATGTCCAAAAAAGATTGGAAATGCAACATGTTCATTGTGTCAGATCCTAGAGCTAGAGTAAGGGAATCTCACTGACCATATTTAGCACCAACTCCTTGACATCTAGCAGAAAATGCCAGTGTTTCCCTAACTGTCATTTCTCCAATATGAAGATCATTTTGGCTTATATAAGCAGATGATCTTTGTGGTACAAACTCATCCATTCCATGGCCATTATATGTAACTCTCCCTGAAACCTGAAAACACATAAAATTATCGACTGCCAATGCAAAAAACCTCAATAATCTGAAACAGTATTATATGACTTATGTGTCTTACTTTGAGATCTTTATCCAATTTTCCGGCCAAAGCTAATAACAATGTGGTTTTTCCAGAACTTGGTGGTCCTAACAGCAGTGTCATTCTGCATAacaatactgaaatgaattaaaaaagagttttttttttttgattggtcTAAGTATGACCCTTTTAACAGAACTGTTTTTTCTCACCTTCCTGGTTTGATGATTCCACTGACTTCATGAAGGATTGGTAATGGTTTCTTTCTACTTGGAAGAATGTGAAGATAATTCAAGAAATCCTTTACATACAAAGTGAAATGGAGATAGAAGATGAGTATATTGCatgtaaaaatatgacataactTAAGTCATTGCTGATGTACAAGAAAAATCCTATGTATTATTACCTCTAAGATGTTAACTGTGAAGTTGAATATTGTAGGTAGAGCTCTACTACCAACTCGAGCTTCTGCATCTACACTCACATGCTCAAACCTGACTTCAATTGTAGGAAGATCAAGACCAACTCTGCATCATCCAAAAAGCACAAACAAATATATCAAGATCACAAAAAAAAACATGCTCAAACTGGGCACAGAGtgtaagaaaaaaagagaggacttttgaatttgtggtgtaaaatgaggcacatatattttgtgtggctctgcataaaggtaaattatttccaaTTATGGAAagaagtcattctttttggcacggacaaAAAAGGAAATGGTTTctcataaattgaaacggagggagcaATAATATTAGCAAAATCGGAGAGTGTTCTAATGAAAATTTGATTACTTAAAATTAATAATAACGTCTAAGTGTTGGTTGAAACAAGTAATACGAAGTTATAAGTTAAGATAGTCGCGAGAAAATGACTTCCGCTACTCATAAGTGAGTGAAGTCATTTTCCCTTGAAAACATTTTCCAATATCTAAACACGGGAAAATGACTTCCGCCACTCATATGTGAGTGAAGTCATTTTCCCTTGAAAACATTTTCCAATAACTAAATACTGGAAAATAACTTTCccctcaaaaaatattttcctagaaACTGACTTCGGTCATACCAAACACACGGAAAATATTTTACCTATCAATGCGCTTTTTGAGCTTCAACAAGAACTTCTCATTATCTTCATCAGCAATCTTGACAAGCCTCTCCAACAAATTCCTCCTTTCCACCAAATCAAGTTTAGTTATATCAACTTCTCTAGATTGGCCTTCTTCTTCAGTGAGAATACCTCTCCTTATACGAAGATAAGTTGGTAATTTCTCAAGAGCAGCCCATTTTAAtgcctcttcatcatctgcttcTCTTGAAGATCTTGAGAAAACATCCATTGCACTATTTCTCCATACATTTGAACTACTCAAACGTGCACTACTTACCCTAAAAATGTCTTCACCGCCCTCcatttttctcttcttgttttcttCCCTCACATTAAGCAACTGAATGAATGAGGCCAAAATATATAAGTCAAGAAGAAATAAAGGTGGAACTAATTTTGTAACTGCTCAATGAGAAAAAAGACAAATTCAGTATTTAAGAACTTTGTGAGTATATGATCAAATGGGAATCTTTTTGCTCATTTCCTCCTCCTTTTCTGGTTGGagggttctttgattcttgaaagTTTTTGTAAAAGAGtatcatttatatatatatacatgtagaGAGATGTATATGAagattaatatataaatatagaaTAGAGTAGAGGGTCAACTTCGAGATAATATATTAGTGACTTGACGTAAGAGTTGATGCAAACATAATCAATGATGCCAAGTTTGTTTGACCAAATTACTCTTGCTATTTATTTCATGATTGAAAATTTTGAGTTAATGGTTCATGATCATCTTCCCACTACTTAGGTCTTAGTGAACAAGAATAAGGTAAAATTAGAAAAGGTaacattaaaaaatatataaatcttttaaaatttgaaaaaccgTTGAGTGTGGTTTAATAATAAATGTTTGTTTCCCCTTAAAAGAGGTTCCAATGCTAAAATGGGTCATTTTGATAGGGAGCGCTAATATTTCACTAATAAATTATTAATGGtgtgaattttaaattagttgGACGAGCGAGTTTCGAACATGGACTAAAGGTTTAGAGAATAAAATCTACATTGGTTTGGGTAAATGATACTGGTTAGGACTAACCGATTAGGCATCCTCAACAACTAATGATCCTGTCTTACTTGCTTTTATTTCAAGCATTATATTGATAATTACATGTAAATCCCAACCTTAAATGCAACTTGAATTAATCCTCATTAGGAATAAAGCGATATCAGTCTAAACTTCTATGTAAAAAAATAATATCCTAGATGAAGTATGATGTATCCTATAAGTTTAAGCAATGACAAGAAACTAGAATAAAATTTTTAACTGctactattttattttatttttcttttaagtaATCATTTGAGGAAAACGGAAAGAAAGAGCAAATGTAAGAGCTTGATATAAGGGTTTTAGCATTACGCGTTCGGATTAGTTGGGATTTGTTCTGTACTTTATTTCATGATTTGATTAGCTAGATAAATTTAGTTGAagattattaaataattaaatatttgtaATATTAGATTTACAGCTTAACAATCTCTGTATTAAAATGGATCTAACCTTGTAAGGCACATGCAATTTGCAAAGCATCTTAATTTTGTTCTTGCATTTAAAATCAagctcaccccccccccccaatcccCGCCCCacccttttctttctttgtgGTTGGCAAATCTACCTGAATGTCATTATAtaaacaaattttaaaaaaaaaaatcaagacaGATCTTTTTTTTCTCATTATTTCATAATTATATTGTCGTCGTCCATAACAATGAAACTAATAGGGCCACAACAGTAATCATCTTCACAAGTAATATTGTAGATTTTTGAAGCTCAAACAATAATAGTGCCTTTGTTTCAAAACGATGGTAAgcaccctccacttccaaccaagaggttgtgagttcgagtcaccccaagagcaaggtagggagttcttggagggaaggatgccgagggtctattggaaacaacctctctaccctagggtaggggtaaggtctgcgtcagtggcgaagccagaaatttcatttagggtgttcaaacttgaaataagtaaaaaaattccagataaagggtgttcaatatatattatataccattaaaatctaatattttacctatatatacagtgtaatttttcgacgaagggtAGTCAGTTGACCACCCTTAGCTCTATGTACCTTCGCCActggtctgcgtatacactatcctccccagaccccacttgtaggattatattggattgttattgttgttgtttcaaaACGAATGAACACTTAACTATTTTGGGAGTCtgaacaaagttttctttgactATATTTTAATATAGTCCCTTTGCTTATAATactttaatatatataatttttaaatatgtaaatgttatttcaaaaaacttaaaaAATCTATGTCCGAATCCACACAAAAAATTAGTCAATTTAACCGTCATATTCTGAAAAAGTTCAAATAAATTGAAACATAGAGAATAGTTGTAAAGTATAAAAGGCTTTTGGTAGGATAATTTCCCTCGGTGAAAATTCTGTTAAAATCGAGTAATAATCTTGAACTTATTCGATAATTTCATTTTGACATTTGAACTAAGACTAATATATCATGAAATATTTATCCACCATCGATTAATATTAATTCTATTATTTTTTCAAGGGTATTAAAGAATGGCACCGCCCCTGAAAGACAGAAAGTTGGGAGTTTGAGGAATTCTTAATATTGTATCGAAACCACTGCGTTAGAGTCAGTATGCCATTAATGAACTTATTATAATTGCCACAATTGAGCTAGTCATAAGAATATTATGTGCAGTTGTAATAACCCAACTGTCAGTTtagttaaaaatatatatgtatttcATTTCGATAAATtaattttaatcatttttaaatATTTGGTTACAGTTTTTTTTTGCATGAGACTGTACGTATTTGCGGGGAAAAACGTGCTGAACAATGCAGATAATTCAAggtagttttaaaaaaaaaaaaaaatatttcgaGGGGAAAatatgtgtttttctttcttctgAATTAAGGGATGAAAATTTGGTGAAGTTGCACAAAATATGTAGGATTTATCATGGTTAAGTTAGTCAATAAGATAAGATACATAATTGATAATAATATTTATGTTTGTTGGTGATGGTATCCTCAACTTCTATTTTCtacattatatattatatatttcaccattaaaaggaaaagttAACATCTGACGTGATTTGTTGGTGGTTAAATGTTTAATTTGGTTATTGATtggttaattatgtatttatctCACGGGTTAGTCAGATTTTCCTCATGGGTCAAGATATGTATGATAGGTAATGATAATTTGAACCCATAATATTAGGGATAAAATTCAGACAAAATTACTCTCATTGTCAGTTGGCCCAACATTCTAACAAAATCGGGCCTATATTTTCCTACTACAACAAATATGATATTTAGCAACGAAATTATTAGCCACGACATAAAAATTCGTCACTAATTATTTATTTTTCGTGACAAAAATTATAATTCGTCTTTAAATACATGAATCGCATACTTTTAGTGACGAAACATAAAATTTCATAGCAAAGTATCGTCCACTAAAGTTTCCCACCAAAATATAAGTTGGCGCCATTATTGAGTAATATTAGCCACAAAATTGAAATTATCAGTGACAAATAAGTTTGTCACTAATGATGTACCTAATTAGCGACGAACCATTGTTTGTCATAAAATTAGTTAAATTTTGGATACGACAAATTTTCGTCACAAAAAATATGTGGTAACAATAGCGACGAATTACAATTAGTAGTTAAATATTGTAAATTTCTGGCAtaaaattttatatttaattATGACCTTACTTTTTGTCACTGATAGTGCAAACAACTAGTGACGATTATTTTATTGTCTCTATTTAACCTAAAATTTAGTCAAAACGAATTTTGTcatataatatataatttttaattttctgtgACTTAATTTTATAGTTGAATCG
This region includes:
- the LOC104225018 gene encoding pleiotropic drug resistance protein 1, producing the protein MEGGEDIFRVSSARLSSSNVWRNSAMDVFSRSSREADDEEALKWAALEKLPTYLRIRRGILTEEEGQSREVDITKLDLVERRNLLERLVKIADEDNEKFLLKLKKRIDRVGLDLPTIEVRFEHVSVDAEARVGSRALPTIFNFTVNILEDFLNYLHILPSRKKPLPILHEVSGIIKPGRMTLLLGPPSSGKTTLLLALAGKLDKDLKVSGRVTYNGHGMDEFVPQRSSAYISQNDLHIGEMTVRETLAFSARCQGVGAKYEILAELSRREKEANIKPDPDVDIFMKSAWNEGQEANVVTDYTLKILGLEICADTLVGDEMIRGISGGQRKRLTTGEMMVGPARALFMDEISTGLDSSTTYQIVNSIRQSIHILQGTAVISLLQPAPETYDLFDDIILLSDGQIVYQGPRENVLEFFEYMGFMCPERKGVADFLQEVTSRKDQEQYRACRDEPYNFITVREFSESFQSFHIGRKLGDELAVPFDKSKSHPAALTTKRYGVSKKELLKACTAREYLLMKRNSFVYIFKMIQLTLMASITMTLFLQTEMHRNTTTDGAVFLGALFYAVIMIMFNGFSELALSIMKLPSFYKQRDLLFFPAWAYALPTWILKIPVTLVEVAIWVCMTYYVIGFEADVGRFFKQLFLLICVNQMASGLFRFIGALGRNVIVANTFGSCALLTVIVMGGFILSRDDVKKWWIWGYWISPMMYAQNAIAVNEFLGKSWAHVPPNSTGTETLGVSFLKSRGIFPEARWYWIGAGALLGYVLLFNFLFTVALAYLNPFGKSQAVLSEETVAERNASKRGEVIKLSLIEKHSSERLNDVRRSASSRSMSSRVGSITEADLNKRRGMILPFEPLSITFDDIRYAVDMPQEMKAQGVAEDRLELLKGVSGAFRPGVLTALMGVSGAGKTTLMDVLAGRKTGGYIDGTISISGYPKQQETFARIAGYCEQTDIHSPHVTVYESLQFSAWLRLPHEVDTETRKMFVEEVMELVELTPLREALVGLPGVNGLSTEQRKRLTVAVELVANPSIIFMDEPTSGLDARAAAIVMRTVRNTVDTGRTVVCTIHQPSIDIFDAFDELLLLKRGGEEIYVGPLGRHSSHLIKYFEGIDGVPKIKDGYNPATWMLEITSVAQEAARGIDFTELYKNSELYRRNKALIKELSVPAPCSKDLYFPTKYSQSFFTQCMACFWKQRWSYWRNPPYTAVRLMFTFFIALMFGTIFWDLGSRRKRQQDLLNAIGSMYVAVLFLGVQNATSVQPVIAIERTVFYRERAAGMYSALPYAFGQVMIELPYLFIQTIIYGVIVYVMIGFEWTVAKFFWYLFFMYFTLLYFTLYGMMTVAVTPNHSIAAIISSAFYAIWNLFCGFVVPKTRMPVWWRWYYYICPISWTLYGLIASQFGDIQDKLDTNETVEEFIESFFDFKYDFVGYVAVILVGISVVFLFIFAFSIKAFNFQKR